Proteins from one Pseudarthrobacter sp. BIM B-2242 genomic window:
- a CDS encoding NAD(P)H-quinone oxidoreductase, giving the protein MKAIYIAEPGGPEVLEVREVDAPVPGQGEVLIDVVAAGLNRADVQQRRGFYPPPPGASEIPGLEVSGRIAGFGPGVTKAFSVGDKVVALLAGGGYAEKVAVPAEQVLRIPDGVDLVTAASLPEVAATVYSNLVMTAQLQAGETVLIHGATGGIGTMAIQMAKALGAKVATTAGSDEKVGTAKAFLGADIAINYKEEDFPDSLRRQNGGKGADVILDVVGAKYLAKNIDALADYGRLVVIGLQGGAKGELDLGQLLRKRAAVVATALRPRPVAEKGAIMSAVRESVWPLITDGSIRPLVAKTFPLNQAGEAHKYFDTGDHVGKILLVM; this is encoded by the coding sequence ATGAAAGCCATCTACATCGCAGAACCCGGTGGTCCGGAGGTGCTGGAAGTCCGTGAAGTGGACGCTCCGGTGCCCGGCCAGGGGGAGGTGCTGATCGACGTCGTCGCCGCCGGCCTGAACCGCGCGGATGTGCAGCAGCGCCGGGGCTTTTACCCGCCGCCGCCCGGTGCGTCCGAGATTCCTGGCTTGGAGGTCTCCGGGAGGATCGCAGGGTTCGGCCCCGGTGTGACGAAAGCGTTCTCCGTGGGTGACAAGGTGGTGGCGCTGCTGGCCGGCGGCGGTTACGCGGAGAAGGTTGCCGTGCCGGCGGAGCAGGTCCTGAGGATTCCCGACGGCGTGGACCTGGTCACTGCCGCGTCCCTGCCCGAAGTGGCGGCCACGGTGTACTCGAACCTGGTCATGACGGCGCAGCTGCAGGCGGGCGAAACCGTCCTGATCCACGGCGCCACCGGGGGGATCGGCACCATGGCCATCCAGATGGCCAAGGCCTTGGGCGCCAAAGTAGCCACCACTGCGGGGTCTGACGAGAAAGTGGGGACAGCCAAAGCCTTCCTGGGGGCGGACATCGCCATCAACTACAAAGAGGAAGACTTCCCGGACAGCCTGCGCCGGCAGAACGGCGGCAAGGGAGCGGACGTCATCCTGGATGTGGTGGGCGCCAAGTACCTGGCGAAGAATATTGACGCGCTGGCCGACTACGGCCGGCTCGTGGTCATCGGGCTGCAGGGCGGCGCCAAGGGCGAGCTCGATCTCGGCCAGCTCCTGCGGAAGCGGGCCGCCGTGGTGGCAACAGCGCTGAGGCCCCGCCCCGTGGCCGAGAAGGGCGCCATCATGAGTGCCGTGCGCGAGTCGGTGTGGCCGCTTATCACCGACGGCAGCATCCGTCCGCTGGTGGCAAAAACTTTCCCGCTGAACCAGGCGGGGGAGGCGCACAAATACTTTGACACGGGCGACCACGTGGGAAAGATCCTGCTGGTCATGTAG
- a CDS encoding PadR family transcriptional regulator, with translation MSIRHSLLALLQDQPRYGYQLRVEFENRTGSTWPLNIGQVYTTLDRLERDGLVSNDGSDGEGHVVYSITAAGAAEVEGWFAAPVERANPPRNELAIKLALAVTLPGVDVQAIIQAQRVASIRAHQDYTRSRRDTAANQKPADTAWLLVLDSLIFQTEAEVRWLDLCEARMVQQAQNAGPGANGQGTPRKPSNGVTTEEAAPLTPETRR, from the coding sequence ATGTCCATCCGCCACAGCCTCCTCGCCCTGCTGCAGGACCAGCCGCGGTACGGCTACCAGCTCAGGGTTGAGTTCGAGAACCGAACCGGATCCACCTGGCCGCTGAACATCGGGCAGGTGTACACCACGCTGGACCGCCTGGAACGTGACGGACTGGTCAGCAACGATGGCAGCGACGGCGAAGGCCACGTGGTCTACAGCATTACCGCCGCGGGCGCGGCGGAAGTCGAAGGCTGGTTTGCCGCCCCCGTGGAGCGCGCCAACCCGCCACGCAACGAACTCGCCATCAAGCTCGCGCTCGCCGTGACGCTGCCCGGTGTGGATGTGCAGGCCATTATCCAGGCCCAGCGGGTGGCGTCCATCCGGGCGCACCAGGATTACACCAGGTCCCGGCGGGATACGGCCGCCAACCAGAAGCCGGCGGACACCGCCTGGCTGCTGGTACTGGATTCGCTCATCTTCCAAACCGAGGCCGAGGTCCGCTGGCTGGATCTCTGCGAGGCGCGGATGGTGCAGCAGGCCCAGAACGCAGGCCCGGGAGCCAACGGCCAGGGCACGCCACGAAAACCGTCCAACGGCGTCACGACGGAAGAAGCTGCCCCGCTCACCCCGGAAACGCGCCGATAA
- a CDS encoding carbon starvation CstA family protein: MATRPEEPAGSAKRGGPLTANPDLPPTAVDEAVREAEEKKWTPAKIALWAAIALLGGVAWFMVAIIRGETVNAIWFVFASVCTYLIGYRFYSKVIERYITKPDDRRATPAEYKADGKDYVRTDRNVLFGHHFAAIAGAGPLVGPILAAQMGYLPGTIWIIIGVVLAGAVQDYVVMFFSMRRGGRSLGQMAREELGVIGGTAALIATLLIIVIIVAILALVVVNALAESPWGVFSVGMTIPIALFMGVYLRFLRPGKVMEVSLIGFVLLMAAIIGGGIVAETEWGATFFTLDKVTIAWGLIVYGFIAAILPVWLLLAPRDYLSTFMKIGVIVMLALAIIVVRPEITVPAFSEFAGRDNGPVFPGALFPFLFVTIACGALSGFHALISSGTTPKLIEKERQSRYIGYGGMLMESFVAIMALVAAISIDRGLYFAMNAPAALTGGTVETAAAWVNSLGLSGVNIGPELLAETARNVGEESIVSRTGGAPTLAVGLAHIMQQFIGGTAMMAFWYHFAIMFEALFILTAVDAGTRVARFMLQDSIGNFAPKFKEHSWRPGAWLCTAIMVGAWGAVLLMGVTDPLGGINTLFPLFGIANQLLAAIALSVCLAIVARRGTFKYLWIVALPLAFAAVVTITASYQKIFSSTPAVGYFANNAAFSKALADGKTEFGTAKSVAAMEAVVRNTAIQGWLSVIFVVLSIIVIATAVIATVQAFQNQQAGRPNPNHEDPARPSKVFAPAGLIPTPAEKELLAEWNKLPADVRFDSARHH, from the coding sequence ATGGCCACCAGGCCTGAGGAACCGGCAGGTTCAGCGAAACGGGGCGGCCCGCTGACCGCCAACCCGGACCTTCCGCCCACTGCCGTGGACGAGGCCGTCCGCGAGGCTGAAGAGAAAAAATGGACGCCGGCCAAGATTGCCTTGTGGGCTGCCATCGCACTGCTCGGGGGTGTGGCCTGGTTCATGGTGGCAATCATCCGCGGCGAGACCGTCAACGCCATCTGGTTCGTGTTCGCCTCGGTTTGCACCTACCTGATCGGCTACCGCTTCTATTCGAAGGTGATCGAGCGCTACATCACCAAGCCCGATGACCGGCGCGCCACGCCTGCTGAGTACAAGGCTGACGGCAAGGATTACGTCCGGACTGACCGCAACGTCCTGTTCGGCCACCACTTTGCCGCCATTGCAGGTGCCGGGCCTTTGGTCGGTCCGATCCTCGCGGCCCAGATGGGCTACCTGCCCGGCACGATCTGGATCATCATTGGCGTTGTGCTCGCCGGTGCTGTGCAGGACTACGTGGTGATGTTCTTCTCCATGCGCCGCGGCGGCCGGTCCCTGGGCCAGATGGCCCGGGAAGAACTCGGTGTCATCGGCGGCACAGCGGCACTCATCGCCACACTCCTGATCATCGTCATCATCGTGGCGATCCTGGCGCTCGTCGTGGTCAACGCGCTGGCTGAAAGCCCCTGGGGTGTCTTCTCCGTCGGCATGACCATTCCCATCGCACTCTTTATGGGCGTTTACCTCCGGTTCCTCCGGCCGGGCAAGGTCATGGAAGTGTCCCTCATCGGCTTCGTCCTGCTGATGGCGGCCATTATCGGCGGCGGCATCGTGGCCGAGACCGAATGGGGCGCAACGTTCTTCACGCTGGACAAGGTGACCATCGCGTGGGGACTGATCGTATACGGCTTCATCGCGGCCATCCTTCCGGTCTGGCTCCTGCTGGCACCCCGCGACTACCTGTCAACATTCATGAAGATCGGTGTGATCGTTATGCTCGCACTGGCCATCATTGTGGTTCGCCCGGAAATCACCGTCCCGGCCTTCAGCGAATTTGCCGGCCGGGACAACGGACCGGTCTTCCCCGGGGCACTCTTCCCCTTCCTGTTCGTCACCATTGCCTGCGGGGCGTTGTCAGGCTTCCACGCCCTGATCTCCTCCGGCACCACCCCCAAACTCATCGAGAAGGAGCGGCAGAGCCGCTACATCGGCTACGGCGGCATGCTGATGGAGTCCTTCGTGGCCATCATGGCTCTCGTTGCAGCCATCTCGATTGACCGCGGCCTCTACTTCGCCATGAACGCTCCTGCCGCCCTGACCGGCGGAACCGTGGAAACTGCCGCAGCCTGGGTCAACAGCCTGGGACTGTCCGGCGTGAACATCGGACCGGAACTGCTCGCCGAGACGGCCAGGAACGTCGGCGAAGAAAGCATCGTCTCCCGCACCGGCGGCGCACCCACCCTCGCGGTCGGTCTTGCCCACATCATGCAGCAGTTCATCGGCGGCACGGCCATGATGGCGTTCTGGTACCACTTCGCCATCATGTTTGAGGCGCTGTTCATCCTGACCGCGGTCGACGCCGGAACCCGCGTTGCGCGCTTTATGCTCCAGGATTCGATCGGCAACTTCGCCCCGAAATTCAAGGAACACTCCTGGCGCCCAGGCGCGTGGCTCTGCACGGCCATCATGGTGGGCGCCTGGGGTGCCGTGCTGCTGATGGGAGTGACCGATCCGCTGGGCGGAATCAACACACTCTTCCCGCTGTTTGGCATCGCCAACCAATTGCTCGCCGCGATTGCGCTTTCTGTCTGCCTGGCCATTGTCGCCCGGCGCGGAACGTTCAAATACCTGTGGATTGTGGCGCTTCCGCTGGCCTTTGCGGCGGTGGTGACAATCACCGCGAGCTACCAGAAGATCTTCTCGTCCACGCCCGCCGTCGGCTACTTCGCCAACAACGCGGCCTTCAGCAAGGCCCTCGCGGATGGCAAGACCGAGTTCGGTACCGCCAAGAGTGTTGCCGCCATGGAAGCCGTAGTCCGCAATACAGCAATCCAGGGCTGGCTGTCGGTGATCTTCGTGGTGCTGAGCATCATCGTGATTGCCACGGCCGTCATCGCTACCGTCCAGGCCTTCCAAAACCAGCAGGCCGGACGGCCGAATCCCAACCATGAGGACCCGGCCCGTCCGTCCAAGGTTTTCGCACCCGCAGGGCTGATCCCCACCCCGGCGGAAAAAGAACTGCTGGCGGAATGGAACAAGCTGCCCGCCGACGTCCGGTTCGACAGCGCACGGCACCACTGA
- a CDS encoding YbdD/YjiX family protein → MSTGLDVLATGFRGIARYLGGVMGADAYTKYVEFHRAAGHQEPPLSEREFWRDRTDRQDSNPQGRCC, encoded by the coding sequence ATGAGCACGGGTCTGGACGTCCTGGCAACGGGGTTCCGCGGAATCGCCCGGTACCTTGGCGGTGTTATGGGGGCGGATGCTTACACAAAGTATGTGGAGTTCCACCGCGCAGCAGGACACCAGGAACCGCCCTTGAGCGAGCGTGAGTTCTGGCGCGACAGGACGGACCGGCAGGACTCCAACCCCCAGGGCCGGTGCTGCTGA
- a CDS encoding bacterial proteasome activator family protein — MSDPNDTQPDDVLVEGKTLENGQPVAPAAAGPFAAGPAGAGPAANKAKGSSVQDLVDEPAKVMRIGTMIRQLLEEVKSAPLDEAARERLAEIHERSIKELEDGLAPELVEELERISLPFPEDATPSDAELRIAQAQLVGWLEGLFHGIQTAIAAQHAAREHAVAQMQLKQLPPGTMIAPGVVIGENGEPQRATAGQQRPGPATPGRPDDPDHGPGQYL, encoded by the coding sequence ATGAGCGATCCGAACGACACTCAGCCCGACGACGTTCTTGTGGAGGGCAAAACCCTTGAGAACGGCCAACCGGTTGCACCTGCTGCCGCCGGCCCATTCGCCGCCGGGCCTGCCGGTGCCGGCCCGGCCGCCAACAAGGCAAAGGGCAGCAGCGTGCAGGACCTGGTGGACGAGCCCGCGAAGGTCATGCGGATCGGGACCATGATCCGGCAGCTCCTGGAAGAAGTTAAGTCAGCGCCCCTGGATGAAGCTGCGCGCGAACGCCTGGCCGAGATCCACGAGCGGTCCATCAAAGAGCTGGAGGACGGGCTGGCCCCCGAACTCGTGGAGGAACTGGAGCGGATCAGCCTGCCCTTTCCTGAGGATGCCACGCCGTCAGACGCAGAGCTCCGGATCGCCCAGGCGCAGCTGGTCGGGTGGCTGGAAGGCCTCTTCCACGGCATCCAGACAGCCATCGCTGCCCAGCACGCAGCCCGCGAGCATGCTGTCGCCCAAATGCAACTGAAGCAGCTGCCGCCGGGCACCATGATTGCCCCGGGTGTGGTGATCGGTGAGAACGGCGAACCGCAACGGGCCACTGCAGGCCAGCAACGGCCCGGCCCGGCCACACCCGGCCGTCCGGACGACCCGGACCACGGCCCCGGACAGTACCTCTAG
- a CDS encoding alpha/beta fold hydrolase, with translation MTSAPGRERPTLVFIHGGGVGPWMWADQTAHFSADYSVLTPTLPGHHLHDPSSFSTHAEAAKEVARETGLLGLSRPVTVIGFSLGGQTATQLAALYPDHVERLVVVSSLMSPWPGATVFGVLAAASAPLSRSRCFARAQAAQLAVPAEMFDDYYALSRSISARTLRRLIQANFSFSVPDEVLSSPIPALLMAGDKEETRLVRAMEDVHSKVRNSSLQIHPGVGHGMPLAQPGLFNASLRSWLGTV, from the coding sequence ATGACGTCAGCGCCCGGCAGGGAACGCCCCACCCTTGTATTCATTCACGGCGGCGGTGTGGGACCCTGGATGTGGGCGGACCAAACAGCCCATTTTTCCGCTGACTATTCCGTACTCACCCCCACCCTCCCGGGCCACCACCTGCACGACCCATCTTCCTTTTCCACGCACGCCGAGGCTGCAAAAGAAGTCGCCCGGGAGACAGGTCTTCTGGGCCTGTCCCGTCCGGTGACCGTTATTGGCTTCTCCCTCGGCGGCCAGACGGCGACGCAACTGGCCGCTTTGTACCCTGACCACGTGGAGCGCCTCGTGGTGGTCAGTTCCCTCATGAGCCCCTGGCCGGGAGCAACCGTCTTCGGCGTCCTGGCAGCGGCCTCCGCTCCTTTGTCCAGGAGCCGGTGCTTCGCCCGGGCCCAGGCCGCTCAACTCGCTGTTCCTGCCGAGATGTTCGACGACTACTACGCCTTGTCCCGGTCCATCTCGGCCCGAACACTCCGGCGATTGATACAGGCAAACTTTTCCTTTTCGGTCCCGGACGAAGTCCTGAGCTCCCCCATCCCGGCTCTTCTCATGGCCGGCGACAAAGAAGAGACCCGGCTCGTGCGGGCCATGGAGGACGTCCACTCAAAGGTGCGCAACAGCTCGCTCCAGATCCACCCGGGCGTTGGACACGGTATGCCGTTGGCGCAGCCCGGGTTGTTCAACGCATCGCTGCGCAGCTGGCTGGGAACAGTCTAG
- a CDS encoding polysaccharide deacetylase family protein encodes MARTPIRLMMSAFLMLLMAAFLVGAPAGAANAADKPLIGLTFDDGPSPQRTAFVLDVLKQKGVKATFFLQGSNAQQYPDLVRRIKAEGHVIGNHSWDHANFPELNQTRQRQQIDRTNAAIQAITGETPRLMRFPFGNSTPYALSYLRTIGMSGGILWRWHVGQPGDFECPGAAGVQKFVMDEAAPGAIILLHDAEDVLSCPASQWNYLATTIDALRAKGYGFGVVAPSATANPLNEGSPAVVVPPAGG; translated from the coding sequence ATGGCTCGAACTCCAATCAGGCTCATGATGAGTGCGTTCCTGATGCTGCTCATGGCAGCCTTCCTTGTAGGCGCCCCGGCCGGGGCGGCCAATGCCGCGGATAAGCCGCTCATCGGCCTGACGTTCGACGACGGGCCCTCGCCTCAGCGCACCGCTTTCGTCCTCGACGTCCTCAAGCAGAAGGGCGTCAAGGCGACGTTCTTCCTTCAGGGCTCCAACGCGCAGCAGTACCCCGATCTCGTCCGCAGGATCAAAGCCGAAGGGCACGTAATCGGCAACCACTCGTGGGACCACGCGAACTTCCCCGAACTCAACCAGACGAGGCAGAGGCAGCAGATCGACCGTACCAACGCCGCCATCCAGGCCATCACGGGCGAGACCCCCAGGCTCATGCGCTTCCCGTTCGGTAACAGCACCCCCTACGCGTTGAGTTACCTCAGGACCATCGGTATGAGCGGCGGGATACTCTGGCGCTGGCACGTCGGCCAGCCCGGCGACTTCGAGTGCCCCGGTGCCGCCGGCGTCCAAAAGTTCGTGATGGACGAGGCTGCACCCGGTGCAATCATCCTGCTCCACGATGCTGAGGACGTCTTGTCCTGCCCGGCATCGCAGTGGAACTACCTGGCCACTACCATCGACGCACTGCGGGCCAAGGGCTACGGGTTCGGTGTGGTCGCCCCCTCTGCCACGGCCAACCCGCTCAACGAAGGCTCCCCGGCCGTCGTTGTCCCGCCCGCCGGCGGCTAA
- the pnuC gene encoding nicotinamide riboside transporter PnuC — protein MNALLDWMNSAAIPSLLGNPVSWIEIIGFVTGAACVYGVARQKLWNWPVGILNNFAFIILFLGAGLYGETVLQVIFAAVAVYGWFNWVRGNAATAGKNDLPIRDATGKEMLLGLAATLVGTAGVAMILTHGTDSQVPWPDAFVLTASLVATYGQAKKIFQHWYAWIFIDIVSIPLYFSRGLTLTAILYAGFLALCIYGLIDWKRTRGLKTVRTPETVMSGA, from the coding sequence ATGAACGCCCTGCTTGACTGGATGAACTCCGCAGCCATCCCCAGCCTCCTCGGCAACCCCGTGAGCTGGATCGAGATCATCGGCTTCGTGACAGGTGCCGCGTGCGTCTACGGCGTCGCCCGGCAGAAGCTGTGGAACTGGCCCGTCGGCATCTTGAACAACTTCGCCTTCATCATCCTGTTCCTGGGGGCCGGTCTCTATGGCGAAACCGTCCTGCAGGTCATCTTCGCCGCCGTTGCCGTTTACGGCTGGTTCAATTGGGTCCGCGGCAACGCCGCCACCGCAGGCAAGAACGACCTGCCCATCCGGGATGCCACCGGCAAAGAGATGCTCCTTGGACTGGCCGCCACCCTCGTGGGAACCGCCGGCGTCGCCATGATTCTCACCCACGGCACGGACTCCCAGGTTCCCTGGCCGGACGCCTTCGTCCTGACCGCCTCCCTGGTCGCCACCTACGGGCAGGCCAAGAAGATCTTCCAGCACTGGTACGCGTGGATCTTCATCGATATCGTCTCCATTCCGCTGTACTTCAGCCGGGGTCTGACGCTCACCGCCATCCTCTATGCCGGCTTCCTGGCCCTGTGCATCTACGGCCTCATCGACTGGAAGCGCACCCGTGGCCTCAAAACAGTCCGCACACCCGAGACCGTTATGTCAGGAGCCTGA
- a CDS encoding AAA family ATPase, giving the protein MFKNAMVIGKFYPPHAGHAHLINTAAAQSDNVSVLVLGNRFESITVADRAKWLAAEFADTAGVQVIGMRNDCPEDYHSEEIWKAQAELMRLALKSRGVTAVDAVFSSEEYGARLAAAFGAGHVLVDQSRTTYPVSGTLCRDDLGAAWPYIIGPARQELATRIIVVGAESSGTTTLTTGLTGRYRTRFPRLADVPEYGREYTYKKFEALQRGKPDARLGDMVWTEQDFGRIGARQNAMENAAADACPLVIADTDSLATTLWERFYLGERSYGSFHAAGNLPQRDLYLITDHDGVDFEDDGWREGEHRRADMTEWFKETLTDEGHSWILVSGDHERRMATAVEIIDLILARRSEFTSPPWATRTVLEGVTA; this is encoded by the coding sequence ATGTTCAAGAACGCTATGGTCATCGGCAAGTTCTACCCGCCGCACGCCGGACACGCCCACCTGATCAACACCGCTGCCGCCCAGTCGGATAACGTCTCGGTCCTCGTCCTGGGCAACCGCTTCGAATCCATCACTGTCGCGGACCGGGCCAAGTGGCTGGCCGCCGAGTTCGCTGACACGGCCGGGGTCCAGGTCATCGGGATGCGGAACGACTGCCCGGAGGACTATCACTCGGAAGAGATCTGGAAGGCCCAGGCAGAATTAATGCGCCTGGCCCTGAAATCCCGCGGTGTCACAGCAGTGGACGCGGTCTTCAGCTCCGAGGAGTACGGTGCCCGGCTGGCCGCGGCGTTTGGTGCCGGCCACGTCCTCGTGGACCAGTCCCGGACCACCTACCCGGTCAGCGGCACCTTGTGCCGGGATGACCTCGGGGCTGCCTGGCCGTACATCATAGGCCCGGCCCGGCAGGAGCTCGCCACCCGGATCATTGTCGTCGGTGCCGAATCCAGCGGCACCACCACCCTGACCACGGGGCTCACCGGGCGCTACCGGACCCGGTTTCCCCGCCTGGCGGACGTGCCGGAGTACGGCCGGGAATACACGTACAAAAAGTTCGAGGCCCTGCAGCGCGGGAAGCCGGACGCCCGGCTCGGAGACATGGTCTGGACCGAACAGGACTTCGGCCGGATCGGTGCACGGCAGAACGCAATGGAGAACGCGGCCGCCGATGCCTGCCCGCTGGTCATCGCCGACACCGATTCACTGGCCACCACCCTCTGGGAGCGGTTCTACCTCGGCGAGCGCAGCTACGGGTCTTTCCACGCCGCCGGCAACCTGCCCCAGCGTGATCTGTACCTGATCACCGATCATGATGGTGTGGATTTCGAAGATGATGGCTGGCGTGAAGGCGAACACCGCCGGGCAGACATGACTGAATGGTTCAAGGAGACCCTGACCGATGAGGGCCACTCCTGGATCCTTGTCAGCGGCGACCATGAGCGGCGAATGGCGACCGCCGTCGAAATCATCGATCTCATCCTCGCCCGGCGGAGCGAATTCACATCCCCGCCCTGGGCCACCCGTACCGTCCTGGAAGGTGTCACGGCATGA
- a CDS encoding NUDIX hydrolase, protein MTDPKSEKEFLDTYKPRDYPSIALTADLVVFAVSGGVLHTALVRRGGHPFKDMLALPGGFVGPHESAEQAAHRELAEETGLDLGKLPVHVEQLATYTEPDRDPRMRVVSVAHLVLLATDGRTLPEIFAGTDASAAVWHPVHEVFAGAALAFDHTAILRDGLDRLGGKMEYTTVASRLLPAEFTMTQLRTVYEAVWNVTLPAGNFTRKMMPQLDDTGKKARAAAGAPAALFTATDRHIHPPLSKPRAG, encoded by the coding sequence ATGACCGATCCGAAGTCCGAAAAGGAATTCCTCGACACTTACAAGCCCAGGGACTATCCCTCGATTGCGCTGACCGCCGACCTCGTGGTCTTCGCCGTGTCCGGGGGAGTACTCCACACCGCCCTGGTCCGCCGTGGCGGCCACCCGTTCAAGGACATGCTTGCCCTGCCCGGTGGCTTTGTTGGCCCCCACGAATCGGCAGAACAGGCCGCACACCGGGAGCTTGCCGAAGAAACCGGCCTGGACCTTGGGAAGCTGCCGGTCCACGTGGAGCAGCTGGCCACCTACACGGAGCCGGACCGGGACCCGCGCATGAGGGTGGTTTCCGTCGCGCATTTGGTTCTGCTGGCCACTGACGGCCGGACGCTGCCCGAAATCTTTGCAGGCACAGACGCCTCGGCCGCTGTGTGGCACCCGGTGCACGAAGTTTTCGCCGGCGCCGCCCTGGCGTTTGACCACACCGCCATCCTGCGGGACGGGCTGGACCGGCTGGGCGGGAAGATGGAATACACGACGGTCGCCTCCCGGCTGCTGCCTGCCGAGTTCACGATGACCCAGCTCCGCACGGTCTACGAGGCGGTCTGGAACGTCACCCTGCCCGCCGGGAACTTCACCCGCAAGATGATGCCCCAACTGGACGACACCGGGAAGAAGGCCAGGGCTGCCGCCGGCGCACCTGCGGCCCTGTTCACCGCCACCGACCGGCACATCCATCCGCCGCTGAGCAAACCGCGGGCCGGCTGA
- a CDS encoding cytochrome P450 — MDFTQSAEQQLDPFPHYERMRETAPVFYDEQSGSWHVFRYDDVQRALSDYAAFSSRIGGDDASGTGQLFSSSLIATDPPRHRQLRSLVTQAFTPRAVDALAPRIAGLTDELLEGIAGRGSADLIEELAYPLPVIVISELMGIPAEDRERFKHWSDVIVSQTRTGSASEDHSATNAEMTAYFLALIDKRRSRPGNDLISTLLAAEIDGQKLTVPELLGFCALLLVAGNETTTNLIGNAVLCLAESPGTMDRLLEAPDLLPQTIEEVLRFRSPVQSMYRMTVAETTLGDDIIPAGAAIVAWIGSANRDERQFQRPAEFDIDRGQNRHLAFGHGIHFCLGAPLARLEARIALEAILSRLPGLALVEGARLERMESTIIYGLKALPVRWPPA; from the coding sequence ATGGACTTCACTCAGTCCGCTGAACAGCAGCTCGATCCGTTCCCCCACTACGAACGGATGCGGGAAACGGCCCCTGTCTTTTACGACGAACAGTCGGGAAGTTGGCACGTCTTCCGGTACGACGACGTTCAGCGGGCGCTGTCCGACTATGCGGCATTCTCTTCCCGCATCGGCGGTGACGATGCGTCCGGGACCGGCCAGCTGTTCTCCTCGAGCCTGATCGCCACCGATCCCCCACGGCACCGGCAGCTCCGTTCCTTGGTCACCCAGGCGTTCACGCCCAGAGCAGTGGACGCGCTGGCTCCCCGTATCGCCGGGCTCACTGATGAGCTCCTCGAAGGGATCGCAGGGCGCGGCAGCGCAGACCTGATTGAGGAATTGGCCTACCCTTTGCCGGTCATCGTGATCTCCGAACTCATGGGCATCCCCGCCGAGGACCGTGAGCGCTTCAAACACTGGTCCGATGTGATTGTCAGCCAAACGCGGACCGGTTCCGCCAGTGAGGACCACTCCGCCACGAACGCTGAGATGACGGCGTACTTCCTGGCCCTGATTGATAAACGCAGGAGCCGGCCCGGCAACGACCTGATCAGCACCCTGCTGGCCGCGGAGATCGACGGGCAAAAACTGACGGTGCCCGAACTGCTCGGGTTCTGCGCTCTCCTGCTCGTCGCCGGCAATGAGACCACCACCAATCTGATCGGCAACGCCGTTTTGTGCCTGGCTGAGTCGCCCGGAACCATGGACCGCCTCCTGGAGGCGCCCGACCTGCTCCCGCAGACCATCGAAGAGGTGCTCCGCTTCCGATCGCCGGTCCAGTCCATGTACCGGATGACGGTCGCGGAGACCACCCTGGGAGACGACATAATTCCCGCCGGCGCTGCGATTGTGGCGTGGATCGGCTCCGCCAACCGCGACGAGCGGCAGTTCCAGCGGCCAGCCGAGTTCGACATTGACCGCGGCCAGAACCGGCATCTGGCGTTCGGCCACGGCATTCACTTTTGCCTCGGGGCGCCGCTGGCCAGACTCGAAGCCAGGATCGCGCTGGAGGCCATACTCTCCCGATTGCCCGGGCTTGCCCTGGTTGAGGGGGCACGGCTCGAACGAATGGAAAGCACCATCATCTATGGGCTGAAGGCACTCCCGGTCAGGTGGCCGCCGGCCTGA